The Streptococcus sp. S5 genome contains a region encoding:
- a CDS encoding SP_0198 family lipoprotein, with amino-acid sequence MKKIMSIMTLAAALFLTACSQQEKAPKASSSASSHSSETVASTSEKSEQGVSIDGSYRGQDEENTILLVVTGRKGTFTVQDADGEEETKEVSIDPVNQSMRIGDEPYRYRIEGDQLSLEDLEQAEDDQGIIVLTKQ; translated from the coding sequence ATGAAAAAAATCATGTCTATAATGACCTTGGCAGCAGCCCTTTTCCTGACTGCTTGTAGCCAGCAAGAAAAAGCGCCAAAAGCCTCAAGTAGCGCTAGCTCACATTCATCTGAGACAGTGGCTTCGACCAGTGAAAAGTCAGAGCAAGGGGTGTCCATAGATGGAAGCTATCGAGGACAGGACGAGGAAAATACGATTCTCTTAGTTGTGACGGGGCGAAAAGGCACGTTTACGGTACAAGATGCTGATGGAGAAGAAGAGACCAAAGAGGTCAGCATTGATCCGGTCAATCAATCCATGCGTATCGGGGATGAGCCTTATCGCTATCGGATCGAAGGAGATCAGTTGTCGCTAGAAGACCTAGAGCAAGCAGAGGATGATCAAGGGATTATCGTTTTGACCAAGCAATAA